The window GACGTCGACGATGCGCAGGCCGGCATGGTCGCCGTCGCCAAGGATCTGGCCGCCAGCGGCGAGATCATGATCACCAAGAACAAGGGCGAGGACGAGCTTGTCTACTAAGGCGACCTCGACAGGACGAAAGAAAAAGATGGGAGCCCCGGCACGTTTCCTGTTCGACACGGATTTCGCCGCCCCGGCGGAACCGGAACCCGTCGCCGAGGAGGTCTTCGAGGAGACCGGAGACGCGCCGCTCGCCGACCATCTCGGCGCGCTGGCGGCAGCCGAAAAGCGCGGCTATGCGCGCGGGCGCGCCGACGGCATGGAGGAAATGACCGCCAAGGCGCGCAAGCGCATGGCCGATGAGGCCGGCCGGCTGGTATCGGCGGCGCAAGGCATCCTCGGTGCCCTCGACGCCGACCGGGTGCGCATCGAGCGCGAGGCGGCCGATCTTGCCCGCCAGATCGCCGGCAAGCTCGTCGACCACCTGATCGCGCGCGAGCCGACCGGCGAGATCGCGGCGCTGATCGAGGACTGCCTCGGGCCGCTGCGCCAGGCGCCGCACATCGTCGTGCGCGTCGAGGAGAACGATGCCGATGCGATCAAGGCCGAGGTTGACCGCATTGCCCATGAGCGCGGCTTCCTCGGGCGCCTCGTCGTCCTCGGCGAGCCGGACCTTGCCCGCGGCGACTGCCGCATCGAATGGGCCGACGGCGGCATCGTCCGCGACCGGGCGGCCATCGAGGCGGAGATCGACGCGGCGATCGAGAGCTATTTCAAGGCCCGCGACGGCGGCGCAGAAGCCGACCCCGCGGCGCAGGCCGCAGCGGCGACGGAGACGGATAAATGAGCGACGACGACGACATCCCGGGCGGCAAGACCGAAACCGCGGAGCAGGACGGCCTGGAAGGCGCCGACCCGATGGCCCTTAAGGAAATGTCGGAGGCCGGCTACCGCGTCCTCAGCGAGGACGATGATGAGCCGCAGTCGAAGACGGCGTCGGACCTTGAGGCCGTGTTCGACGTGCCGGTCCGGGTCTCGGCCGTGCTCGGCCATTCCCGCATGCCGGTGGCCGACCTTCTGAAGATGTCCTCGGGCACGGTCCTGGAGCTCGACCGCAAGGTCGGCGAGGCCATCGACATCTATGTCAACGACCGGCTCGTCGCCCGCGGCGAAGTGGTGCTGGTGGACGAAAAGCTCGGCGTGACGATGACCGAGATCATCAAGACCGACCGCTGAACGCGGCGGTTTTCGGAGAAGAACGATGCGACTCCTCATCATTGGGTCCCTGAACGGCCAGTTGACGATGGCCACCAAGATCGCCATCGACGGCGGCGCGACCGTCACCCATGCCGACGACACCGCGGTGGCGCTGAAGGTGCTTCGGTCGAGCGGCGCGGACCTTCTGATGGTCGACGTGGCGCTCGACATCGGCGGGCTGATCGAGAAGCTGGAGCAGGAGCGCATCCACGTGCCGGTGGTGGCCTGCGGCGTGGAAAGCAATGCGCGCGCCGCGGTCGAGGCGATCCGCGCCGGCGCCAAGGAATATGTGCCGCTGCCGCCGGATCCGGAACTGATCGCCGCGGTGCTGGCTGCCGTCGCCGAGGACGCCGCGGACATGATCTTCCGCGACCAGGCGATGGCGCGGGTGGTGCAGCTTGCCGACCAGGTGGCGCCGTCCGACGCCTCGATCCTGATCACCGGCGAAAGCGGCACCGGCAAAGAGGTGCTCGCCCGCCACGTCCACCGCAAGTCGGGGCGCGCCAAGAAGCCGTTCATCTCCGTCAACTGCGCGGCGATCCCGGAGAATCTCCTGGAATCGGAGCTGTTCGGCCACGAGAAGGGCGCCTTCACCGGTGCCGTCGCCCGGCGCGTCGGCAAGTTCGAGGAGGCCGACGGCGGCACGCTGCTGCTCGACGAGATCTCCGAAATGGATGCGCGGCTGCAGGCGAAACTGCTGCGCGCCCTGCAGGAGCGGGTCATCGACCGGGTCGGCGGCTCGCG of the Rhodobium gokarnense genome contains:
- the flbD gene encoding sigma-54-dependent transcriptional regulator FlbD, yielding MRLLIIGSLNGQLTMATKIAIDGGATVTHADDTAVALKVLRSSGADLLMVDVALDIGGLIEKLEQERIHVPVVACGVESNARAAVEAIRAGAKEYVPLPPDPELIAAVLAAVAEDAADMIFRDQAMARVVQLADQVAPSDASILITGESGTGKEVLARHVHRKSGRAKKPFISVNCAAIPENLLESELFGHEKGAFTGAVARRVGKFEEADGGTLLLDEISEMDARLQAKLLRALQERVIDRVGGSRPVPVDIRVIATSNRNLADAVREGTFREDLLYRLNVVNLKLPALRERPEDILELAQFFVRKYSEANGVPVRPIAAEARRQLCAARWHGNVRELENTMHRAVLLARGEEIDADAILMPDGSRIETVARGPAEHAAMTAEAVTRTLVGQTVADVERTLILDTLDHCLGNRTHAAKILGISIRTLRNKLNQYSDEGVDVPPPGEARAYGA
- a CDS encoding FliH/SctL family protein translates to MGAPARFLFDTDFAAPAEPEPVAEEVFEETGDAPLADHLGALAAAEKRGYARGRADGMEEMTAKARKRMADEAGRLVSAAQGILGALDADRVRIEREAADLARQIAGKLVDHLIAREPTGEIAALIEDCLGPLRQAPHIVVRVEENDADAIKAEVDRIAHERGFLGRLVVLGEPDLARGDCRIEWADGGIVRDRAAIEAEIDAAIESYFKARDGGAEADPAAQAAAATETDK
- the fliN gene encoding flagellar motor switch protein FliN, translating into MSEAGYRVLSEDDDEPQSKTASDLEAVFDVPVRVSAVLGHSRMPVADLLKMSSGTVLELDRKVGEAIDIYVNDRLVARGEVVLVDEKLGVTMTEIIKTDR